One part of the Larimichthys crocea isolate SSNF chromosome XIX, L_crocea_2.0, whole genome shotgun sequence genome encodes these proteins:
- the LOC109139910 gene encoding leucine-rich repeat transmembrane neuronal protein 2 — translation MKEFLFLLLVMTEASIRSDSSKCELGCDCRGDLKFTICSRAFFTQLPSRVPATTELLDLSDNNISVIPERSFSKNRKLRILLLQNNNISVIEDGGFSQLEFLQKLDLSWNRISTLTRGFSIGLTFLRELQLTHNCLTSLDSQTFLHLDSLQRLNLTSNSIHTIQVRSFSSMSTLRQLHLENNQLISLKSGIFSMLRSLEVLNLARNKVNDTEMGVFTPLTSMTLLNLANNYLSTIYFKTFLNIHTYSTHILLEGNPWNCDCDLQRVFRKLRSVHRLFLDDYDNLTCMEPPVLKDYRLMDVDTELCLAETVTVLIITVTVVITVLAAMLMGERKRKKKKKGKHWTQQGELSDESDY, via the coding sequence ATGAAGGAGTTCCTGTTCCTTCTCCTGGTGATGACGGAGGCGTCCATCAGGTCTGACAGCAGCAAGTGCGAGCTGGGCTGTGACTGTCGAGGAGATCTGAAGTTCACCATCTGCTCTCGGGCATTCTTCACCCAGCTGCCCAGCAGAGTCCCGGCCACCACCGAGCTCCTCGACCTGTCCGACAACAACATCTCTGTCATCCCTGAACGCTCCTTCAGCAAGAACCGCAAGCTCCgcatcctgctgctgcagaacaacaacatcagcGTAATAGAGGACGGTGGCTTCTCTCAGCTAGAGTTCTTGCAGAAACTGGACCTGAGCTGGAACCGTATCTCCACCCTGACTAGAGGTTTCTCCATCGGCCTAACCTTCCTGCGGGAGCTGCAGCTCACCCACAACTGCCTGACAAGCCTGGACAGTCAGACCTTCCTGCACCTGGACAGCCTCCAGAGGTTAAACTTGACCAGCAACAGCATCCACACCATCCAGGTGAGGTCATTCTCCTCCATGAGCACCTTACGGCAGCTCCACCTGGAGAACAACCAGCTGATCTCCCTGAAGAGCGGGATCTTTTCCATGCTGCGCTCCCTGGAGGTCCTCAACCTGGCCAGGAACAAGGTCAACGACACAGAGATGGGCGTCTTTACGCCACTCACCAGCATGACGTTACTCAACCTGGCCAACAACTATCTGTCCACCATCTACTTCAAGACGTTCCTCAACATCCACACCTACAGCACCCACATCCTGCTGGAGGGGAACCCCTGGAACTGCGACTGCGACCTGCAGAGAGTTTTCCGGAAACTGAGGAGTGTCCACAGGCTCTTCCTGGACGACTATGACAACCTCACCTGCATGGAGCCACCAGTCCTCAAGGACTACCGGCTGATGGACGTGGACACGGAGCTGTGCCTCGCCGAGACGGTCACCGTGCTCATCATTACTGTCACCGTGGTGATAACAGTGCTGGCTGCCATGCTGATGggcgagaggaagaggaagaagaagaagaaggggaagcaCTGGACGCAGCAGGGAGAGCTTTCAGATGAGTCGGACTATTGA